Genomic DNA from Peribacillus simplex:
TAATGAATGTGCATCATTAGTAGCTAACATAAACCTGCGAACCCCTTCCAGCTCGGAATGGTTGGTGATGACATCCATTAACCATTTTGATAATCCTAATTTACGATAGTCAGGCAATATAAACACGTCGCAAAGGTATGCATGTGTTGCTAAATCTGTTATTACCCTTGCAAATCCAACTTGTTCACTACCCTCATTACCTATTTCACCTTTATAAACCCCAAAACATAAGGTCGTATTTTCAATTGACTTCATTACTGTTTCCTTTGTTATTCCCTTTGACCAGTAAGCTTCTTGATTCAAAAAATTATGTATTAAATCTACATCTAAATACTTTTTATCAGTAGAAATCGAAAATCCTTTAATATGCATTTTTACATCCTCCAAAACTTTTTTAATTTTCTGTAATTATACCAAACAACAGATTTTAATCTTTTGAACTGGCTTGCCACGTTAGTCTAAATGATTATAAGCTGCCTTAAATATAACTCGAACTTCAGCTGACGTTAAGTAAGGGTGTAGATTCTTGGAAGAATTTTAATTACAACAAGTATATCTAAGTAATTCGGAACAAATATTATACATGTTGCAAATTCAAAGGAGGTGGCTAAAATGAACGCACAACGAGCAGAAGAAATTGCTTCTTCACCAAATATGGTTAATGTAACCTATAATGAGGAAAGTATCTACATTGAGCATGTGGATGAACAAAGTGGAGTAGCTACAATCCATCCCCTTGATGACCCAAATAAAAAACAAAGTGTTTCTGTAACCAGCTTAAAAGAACAGTAATTTCCTCGATTCAATAATAAACCTCCACTTTCGGGTGGCGGTTTATTGTTCGATTAAGTTCAATTACCATCTTATTTAACAATCTATCCCCTTGTTGAACTAAAGTTACATAAAAAAAGGCTGCCTTAAAGACAGCTCTGTTCTTCAGCTAACGCACCCGTTTAAAGAGGGTTTGTGTAAAAGAAGTTAATATATGTGTTTTTTCATGAGATGTTCAACTCTCCCTGTCTTTGTGATCTTGATTTTACTTAGATGATTTCATTCCTTTTTTCTGAGTAAAAAACATATCATCCGAAGCTACAGTAGGAGTTGGGTCTGTATTTACATCTGTAATTTGACATAATGAGATAGCTACATTGGCTGTAATGCCCACTCCGAAAAGAAATAACTGACCAAACACAATGCCAAGACCCGTCCTCTCCACGTTAAAGTTTTCAGCCACAGAACCTTGACTTAGTCTGATATCCACCGAAGATCCAACAAGGGAATCAAACAATTGCCTAAGAGGTCTTTCTCGACAGTCACATTTCCCCTGAAAATTGACCGGGCGCGTTAAGTTGATATTCGGCCCTGGGGGTATAATAGCGACCGCCACCACGTCCGCAATGCTGACTACAGAAGTTGTCATGCCATCCGTAACGGTAACCAAAAAATCATTTACATCAGTGATAGTGACAAAGAACAAAAGAGGAACAGTGTTTGGTGGGTCTGCGACAGTGAGGAGAATTACAGTTTGCCCTACCAGCTGCCGTAAGACGGACTGAAGTGGAGAAACACAACAGTCACAAAGAGTCCCACAAGGTCTTGGAGGAAAGAAGTTACACCCTTGCGGAGGTGTTAGTTTTTCTAAACAGGAGTTTAATAATTGATGTTTCTGTAATTTCGTAGTTTCTGGTTTAAATTTTGATGAAAAAAATCGATTGTTTGTTATTTCAATCACCCCTTTCTAATTCAATATATTTTCAACTTCACTAAACGCCTGTGAACTTACCCATTTTTTTGTGTTAGAGAAGAGATTCTTATTAAACTCCCTCAGTTTGATGCGAATATCTCTCGAATGCTCACTTATTCGCAGGATTTCATAACCCTTGTAATTAGACTTACGGGTAAATGAAATGAGTTCAGGTCAGTTAGGATTCGTGAAGGCATAGTTAAATAAAGGAGTCAGGCTATAACTCCATATTTTACCATATAATGTACATCTCCACGCCGCCCCTGGAGGCTTTCCCTCCCATGTCTCAACGGGTCAATTGCCCTCTCATTCCTTCGTCATGCCTATCCAAGGGGTGGAGGCCAGTTATGCTAACCTGATGGGTCACAGTGCCCTTTTGTTCAAGAAACCTGGTACTCGTACATATTTGAAATCCTACGAATAAGACAACATTCAAAATTAAAGTTAACTATTTTTAATGATACATTCTATATAACTAATGTTTTATTTCTATGCTGCTAAAGGGACTAATACTTGGACTTTATTTGGACAATAAGACTCGTTTCGTCGTGCTATTCCTACAAAAATCCTTGCTAGTTTACCTATCAGTTTCATGATTGATTTCATTTTCTTTATCTTCTTTACCTTCACATTATGGGAATGGACGGCTTTAAACTCAGGGTTATTCATCACAAGGCTCATAGTTGCTAAGTAGAGGAATCGTCGTAGTCTTGACCTTCCACGCTTTGAAATGACAATCTGACCTTTCCATTTGCCTGAACTTGCTTCAGCTAGATGTAATCCCGCATGCCGTAATAGAGAGTTTCCGTGAGAGAAACCACTTAGATCTCCTGATTCACCCAGTATCCCAGCTAATGAAACTTCACTTATTCCTTTAATCATAAGTAGTTTTTTTGAAAATGGGATTTTGTAGAGAACTTCTTTAACTTGTTGTTCAACTCTTTCGAGTTGTTTGACAGCGAGGTCATATTCCTCTAATAATTGTTCTAAATGGAATTTATAAGCATCAAGAGCTTGTCCGGTCCCAATAGAGGATTTTGCTAGATTGATTAGTAATTGAGCCTTCTTGGGTCCTGGTTGTCATTTCATTAAAGACTTCCAACCCCTCATGACATCTAGTGTTTCTAGTGAAGATATTTCATCCGGTGTAGGAAATAAACGAAGGGTTGCGATCGCCCCTTTGCACGTTACATCTTTAAACACTTGTCTGAGTTCAGGAAAGACCACATCCACCCATCGATTTACTTGATTAATAGACATCACGAGACGTTTAACAATCACATCACGATTAGACATTAGAACTCTAAGCTTCTCAAAGGATTCTGATGATGGGTGAATAAAGGAATAGTAGCCGTTTTTGACCATATCCGCGATAACGAGCGCATCTTTTTTATCACTCTTAGATTGGGTATTATCACGATTCTCTTTATTCCTTTTTACTAAGTGGGGATTGACTGTTACAACCTCAATGTTTTGGTTATATAACCATTTTGAAAGGTTAATCCAGTAATGGCCTGTAGGCTCCATACCTACTATTGCTGCATCTAAGTTTTTTAATCTTTTTAAATCATGGATCCATTTTAATAGTTTAAGGAACCCTTCTTCATTATTTTCAAATGTAAGAGGGTCTCCAACTACAATTCCACGGAAGTTAACTGCTCTTGCAACGTGTAGTTGTTGAGCGATATCCACACCAACAATAAGGTGTGTATCGGAAATTCTTTCTATTAGTTGATTTTGTTTGTCTTGCATTTTAAAATTCATAGTAGGGCTTCCTCCTTAAGACTCTGAGTTAGATTGGACTCTATACTCGTATCTTACTGAGGGGCTCTATTTTTTTCAAACCTGATATTTAACAATCTACAGGAATGCTAACCTGTCCCGTTATGCATAAAGAAAAAACTGCCTTAAAGACAGTCAATCTTAAGCAAACGCACCTGATATTCAACAAGGCTAAATAATAAGTTACTAAAGACAAGAATTTTTTAAAAATATAATACGTATTTTCCTTATACTTGCGCATATTAAAAACAATAACATTGAAAGCGAGATGGATACGTATTGTCTAAACAAGGGATGCAAAACAAGGATCAAACGAGAAAGCAAATCGAGAAACAGGATAAAAGAAATGATGTTGAACTAGGTAATGAATTTCAAATTGGGAACACAAGTTCACAGAGCCCAAAAAAAAGTGGACGTCAAGTAAATAAAAAATAACCCCGATCTTTCGGGGTTATTTTTTCTATTTTGTAAAATCGCCATTCAATTTTCTGAAATAAAGCCGACAGCACTGATCTTCAGCTAACGCACCCGTTGGTTTAAGTAGAATGTTTCACAATCCTTCTCGAGGATAAAGTTTATGCGTCATAAAATATACTCCTCCACAGAAAATTTAAAGTATTAAGTTCCTCAATAGTAGTGAAAGAAATGCAGCATTTCCATAAGTACATCCCTAACCATCAAATCACTATTTAGCTAAAAGATTACTTAGTATACATCACAACGGTTTAGGAGTATTAATTTGTTCGTCAAAATTTAATTCTAAAAGTTGTCCAGCGTGAACCAATCCCGATCCAAATCCGTACATAAGAACTCGGTCTCCATTTTTGACTTTTCCCTTACGGATTCCAAGATCAAGAGCTAAAGGAATGGTAGCAGCAGAGGTATTTCCAAAGTTGACTAAGCTATAAAGCGTTTTTTCCATTGGGTATTCTACTTTTTCGCAAATTGGCTCTATCAACCTTAAGTTAGCACTATGAGGTATAAACCAATCAACTTGATCTAAACTCGTTTGCGTTTTTTCTAATATCTGTCTTATACTCTCAGGAACATTCCTTACAACCCATCGAAAAACTTCTCTACCATTTTGTACAAGATATTGAGTATCTATTAACTCAATCCCATTGATCTTTTTTGATAATCCAGGCCGATATACATGTTGTGCTCCTCTCCCATCACTTCCTAGATGGAATCCAATGAAACTTTTTGATTGTTCATCTCTTTCAACTAATACCGCACCAGCACCATCACCAAATAAAACACATGTATTTCTATCTGTATAATCTGTAATTTTTGAGAGTGTGTCTGCTCCAATAACTAGTACCTTTTTGTGGAACCCAGAAGAAATTAAACTGTGTGCTGTATGTACTGCATAAACAAATCCTGCGCACGCTGCACTTAAATCTATGGCACCTGTTTGGGATATATTTAATTGGTCCTGTATGATACTTGAGACAGATGGGAAAGGTAAATCTGGTGTGCTTGTTGCCACAATAATCATATCAACATCTTTGACTTTTTTATTATATCTGTGCATTAAATCTTTTACTGCAGAAACGCATAAATCACTGGTAAATTCATCAGGACGAGTTATTCTTCGTTCATGAATCCCGGTTCTTTGAATAATCCATTCATTATTTGTTTCGACCATTTGCTCAAGTTCAAAGTTTGTTAATTTTTTTTCTGGAACATATGTCCCGATAGCTGTTATTCTCGCCCCTATCATATGCTCACCCCATATATTTATTAGTAGTTAGTATTAATACCTGGTACTAATTATAACAATTTATATTGTTAATAATCAATTTAAATTCCTTTTTTTTTCTAAAACAAAAAATACTTACTCCATATTGAAGTAAACTGCCCCGTTGCATAAAGAAAAGCTGCCTTAAAGACAGCTTTATCCTCAGCTAATGTACCCGTTAAATGAACAAGTACTACCTCTTCTATTGCATTTATCCATCCAGAAGCGTAACAAAAAAAAGCCAACATCAATTGTTGACTTAATATATATATCGACATTTAAGTTTATTAAAATTTATTATTATTACTTATATACCTCATTTTCCAATATAATCACTTTTTCCCCATTCGCTGCTTTCCCGATTTGTTTCGTATTTTCAACCAGCCGAAAAATATTATCACAGCATTGTTTGGCACCTATAAGCAATAATGGTACACCTATAAAATCAATTTTTAATGCTCTTGATAAAAATCCCCCTATAGACATGGCAATAGGTACGGTTGGAGATGTATTGGAGAATACTATTACTTCGTTAAAATGAAATTTCTCTTCCAGTAGTAAAGTCAATTCTTTTAATGCTGGAACCACAAGTTTTTCTCTTTTATGTCCAATTGTATAAACTGAGTTGCCATCTTCATCGATCCCGCGAAAAATTAGCTTTCCAGCATCTTCTTTCGTTAATTTATTAAAATATTTTACATTTAATATTTCTTCCGAAGTTAATTTTCTTTCCGATTGAGGTAATTGTTTTAAATGATATGCGGCAGCCAACGACGTGGTATGTGTACCCCCATAATCATTATAGATATACATCATGAAATCATCCCTAATAGTTTTATTTAACACTATTATGGTCATATACTCCATTTCCAATTCGGTTACGGTACTTTTATAAGAATATTCCTGTCCTCGGATTATAAAGGCCTAAAATCATAAAAATAAGAGTACACCTATTTGTCATTATAAGTGCACTCTCTTATTGTTTATATTACTTATAAGCTGGGTATGTATAGACAGCAACGCCTCTGATAGCCAGTCAGTGAGTTTCTTTAGTAACGAGTGCTAAAATCCTCCCAATCCTAGAAATGGGACAGAAAATTTTATTAGCTCATCATCGATTGTTTCTTTTTTAATCGGGGCAGGCAATACTGAGTTCCTGACATCAGCGACCTTTTTAAGGTCAAAGGATTCTATTGGTTCCCCTTCTTGGTTCATGATTGAAAGTATTCCATCATTACTCGTTTTAAGACTAGGTTGATCACTGATTAAATGAGTATAGTATAAGTCTTCGTTCAGCGTGTAGGAATTAGAATAGTCCGCTGAAAAAAGTTTGCTTTTTTTATCAATTTTGCCTGATTTAAAGTTGTCAAAGCCATAGTTGAATAAAAGCTCAGTATCAGAGTAGGCAACCTTGTCCGAAGGAGCTTTCAGAGTGACGGCAATCAAGTCTTGTTCTCCCCTAGTGGCCGTAGAAATCAGGGTGTAACCGGATTTACTGACAAAACCGGTTTTCCCGCCGGTTATTCCCTTATAGGGGAGTTCGCCTTTTAACATTTTATGATGGGTAACTAAAGTTGTGTCCCATGTTTCCACTTCCCATGGTAACTCCTTCTTACCAAAATACTCACGGAACGTTTCATTTTTCATTGCATATTGGGTAATTTTCGCAAGGTCACTGGCTGTCGTTACATGGTCTTTGTCAAATAATCCATGGGGGTTCGTAAAATGAGTATCGGTGACGTTCACTTCTTTTCTTAAAAACTCATTCAAATCTTCCATGAACAGTTTTTCACTGCCAGACATATGCTCGGCAATTGCGATGGCTGCATCATTTCCGGAGTTGATCAGCATTCCTGCAATTAATTTGGAAAGCTCTATTTCCTCCCCAGGTTCAATAAATACCGAAGACCCGTCTGCCTCCGCTGCTTTTTTGCTTATCGTCACCAGTTCATTCTGATCCCCGTGTTCTATAGCATATATAGCCGTGGCAACTTTCGTTAGACTGGCTGGATACATCCTTTTATTCATATTTTTTTCGTATAATACATTCCCGCTTTTCGCATCAATAATGATCCCTGCTTCACTATTGAGAGGTAAGTCAGATTCTGCACTTACAGTCGTAGAGGCGAAGGGGATTAAAGCCAAGATGAAGATGAAGAAAAACTTTCTCATATGCCTCTCCTTTAATGATAGTAAAATTCTATATAGTCATAATAAAATAAATTTGAAAGTTAAAAGATGTTTTATTGAAAGTGAAATACAAAAGTAATTACCCTTTAATAATTTTGGAAACATTTCGGTTAATGACCTTCATTTTCTTTCCTGAAATAACTTTTTAAGGGTTGTAACCCTTTTAGTGGCGCCTCCATTTAATCCTGATTAAATGGATTTTTTTGTAAATCACTAAGTATCTGGCAATTTCTTTTCATGAAAAAAACCCTTCAAACCGAAGGGCTCAGACTGTAGACAAACTCTAAGAAAAGCGAGTTTAACTGCCGTTTTTTTATTTAAAAAACGTCCAGATGATTTCAGGAATCCGCTCCCTTTCCGCCGACTGTATGCCAAGCCGCACCAAAGCAAGCGGCTGCGGGGTCTTGGCAAGCCAGTAATTCGGCAGGAGTGTCGCAAATTTCTTCAATCCAATAAGGATTACAGTAAAAAACGATAAATACCGGAGCACTTTATTCGACCAGCTGCACTGTCTTGGGCCATTGACGCAGTTTATCGACCTAAACCACACAATATTCGGCCGTTCACGCACAGTATTCTGCCTACCCCACATAGTATTCGACCGTTGAGGCACTATATTCGACCGTTCCTGTTCGACCTTCATCACTATTCGGGCTCTGACCTCTTTTATATTCAAACAGAAGTCCGCCATTTACAGCGGACTTTTAGTTTGTAGACAAAAGGGGTTCTATCTAAATTTTAAAAACAAAGTTGATTGGAACGGAAGGTGCGAGACTCCTGCGGGAAAAGCGAGTCCAGGGGAGACCCCACAGGCGCAAAAGCGACGAGGAGGCTCCCGGACCGCCTGCGGAAAGCGAGTGCCCTACGTTCCAATCGACGTTCGAGGTTTTATAAACCTAAATAAAAAAAATTTAGACAAACTTGTTTTTATCAAGTTTGTCTACAGTCCCAACCCTTCAATCTGAAGGGCTAGTTATTTGTCATGTTTTCATTTTCATTCCTAATAACATACATTCGACTTTTACAATCGGTTTTCTTGATAATATAAATATAATCGTTACAGATATGACTAATAAAACATAATATTGGCCACTTTCTTTGACCCAATCATAAATAAATGAGTTATAAACATATTCCAGAATAAACATATGAAACAGATAAATAACTAAAGTAATCGATCCTATTTCAGTAAAAAATGTATGCTTTTTAGGAACAATACAAAGAAAACAATAAGTTGCCGCTCCCATGATTAAATAAACGATCAACTTATATATAAAACCGAGGGCAATGGGACCTTCCATTAATTCCTTATAACCTAAACGGCCATAAAACCATTCCCTCCAAGTAATTTCACCATAGAAATAAATGCCGGCAAAGATTAACCCAAGTAGACCCCAGCCTATTAGGGCATTACTTTTCTTTTTAACCCATTCAAAATGATCTTTTTCTAAAAAATGTCCAATTAAAAAGAAAGGAAAGAAAAAGAACGTTCTCGACAAACTTAACCATTCATTTACTTCACCGATGTAACCGATTATTAGAGATACAATTATCGAAAAAACGATACCATATTTCCTTGAGGTAAATATTGACAATAATATATTCCAACAGAATAAGCTTATTAAGAACCATAAGGCCCATCTTGGAGTCAATATTGTGAATTCAATCGGTTCATCAAATAACTTCTGATAATAGAAGGTATAAATCACCTGGAATATTACATAGGGAATTAAGATTTTCTTTATTAGCACCCAGAGGTCCTTTTTACTTTTTATCTTTCTTGAAAAATAGCCGGACACTAAAATAAAAGCTGGCATATGGAATGAAAAAACAAACAAATAAATAGTTAAAATCCATTCGTTTTCTTCTACCATTCGAGCTAATGTATGTCCCAAAACCACTAGTACGATTAAAACAGCTTTCGCATTATCAAAATAAGGATCACGTTTCATTAAATCTTACCTCCTCTAAAGAAACTGCTCGTTATATTTCCTAAACCTTAATTATTGTTTGAATGAAAAAACCGGCTTTCCTCTAAAAAAGGATTGCCGGCTTTTTTACTAAAGGAAATTCATTGGAGTATCTACCATACCATAGCTTGTTTACAGGATAGTTAATGGAAAATAACAGTTTGATAACAGAGACTTAAACCAGGGTGCTAACCGCCAATTGCGGCCTTCTTATGGCACACGCTCCCATTTAGTGACTTGCCGGAACGAGCAAGAACTTCCAAAATTTCAAAACTCCAAGCAGTTCCATACGTTTTCGCCTTACCAGAACGGGTAGTGTATTATAGAAGCATGAGTATGATAACGTCTCTCTATAGGAGGAATGTTCATGAATCCGGTCATTTTATTTGATGGTGAATGCAACTTTTGCGATTCGAGTGTCCAGTTCATCATAAAGCGGGACCCGCAGGGGCTTTTTCATTACGCTTCACTTCAAAGTGAGGCGGGACAAGAGTTGCTGAAGAAGTATGATGTACCTGCAGATATAGATAGCATGGTGCTGATTGAAAGGGATAAGGCCTACTATAAATCGTCTGCAGCCTTGAGGATTTGCCGCCGCTTGCAAGGGGCGTGGAAATTGCTTTACGGTTTCATCATCGTTCCAAGCCTCATCCGGAACTTCGTTTATGATTTCATTGCCAGGAACCGTTACAAATGGTTCGGAAAGAAAGAAGAAAGCTGTATGCTGCCGTCGCCAAGTGTTCGAAAGCGATTTTTATAAAAAAGGCCACATCAACAAGCAAAAAGGACTTCAAGTATTCGAGGTCCTTTTTGTTTTTTGTTTTAGAATGCTTTTCGTCCTTTCATTGTGTAAATGTGGAGTATCTCCATAAATGATTGGCCGTTGGATGTGCCATCATTTCGAGCCCTTTGTTTTCCGCTAGGTGCAGGGGTTCCCAGTTTTGTTCATCTGCCTCCTTTAGGTAGACTTCGTGATGCGGTGCCTGATCATGATACCCGGCTATGTTGATTTCGCCATTTCGGTAAAAGGTCCCGATCACTTTATAATCCACTGCAGGAGAAATGATGATTGGGTTGCCTACAGAGTGTGTCAGCTGAATCGTCGTTTTCTCATGATTGGATAATACATGCTTCACTACAATGTCTTCATCCGAGGCCACTCCTTCTTCGAGGAAATCCCCATCATGGTTGTAGGCCTCACTTTTCCCGACTGCTTTGGTACATTCAATCTCGGCTTCACTTTCCTTTTCGTGAATGTACACATCGACCCTTGTCCTGTATCGGGGTGATTCAGGATCAAACCCGCGGTTGTCTCCTTTAAAATAGGGAACCTTTGAGGCAAGATTGGGGTTTTTCAGCCACTCTTCCGGTAGAAAGGTGGAATAGCGCAGCTGCCAATTTCTTTTCTTTTTACCATCCACATCGTTTCCAACTGGCTGCAAAAGCTGTTTTACAGGTCCTATCTTTTTCGTATTCGTTATTTCCTCGATCGCTGCCTGTGCTTGGGATGAACCTTTTTTTACGGCTCCGACAATACTCGCTACAAGGGATTTCACGGCATAGGACTCCTGCTCTGAACGCGGAAGGGGCCGCTTGGCTTTAATGGTATATGTGTATTCCTGATCCTCACTAATACTCCGATCACTGAAGGAACATCCGCCCACTTTCCCAATATCCACGCCGTTTCGGTAAACCCGATACTCTTTTATTCCTTTAATGGGCTCCCATTCAAGGCTGGCTTGGCCTTTTGCGACAATCGTGGTGAATACCAAATCCAAAAGGATATTATCCTCTTTTTTATTCTCGGCGGTTGTTGATGTCTGTATTTTCATCCTGTTCACTGCCTGTTCTTTTTCATTCAGGCTATCTATCGTGTACGTATAGATGGTTCCTGGAGTCAGTCCCCGATCTGCCATCCTTGGCTCCGGGCCGCTGTAAATCAGCTCTTGCCCCCTGAATACCCGATAGAAACCACCTTCATCAGGCCACATAAGCTTAATGGTATCTTCTTTCCGTTCGATCTTACACATCAAGGAAGCCGTGTTGAATACCGCTTGATGCGTCCTCTTATTGGAAATGAGATAAGCGATGCCCGCAAGACCAAGAGCAAGCAATGAATGCCGTGCAGTGAATGTAACTCCGCCTACTTTTAAACGGGGAAATGAATAATGGACGATCAACTTCTTCATCACCTCTTTCTTTTCTAGGTGTTATTTCTTTACCCACTTTAATTTCCAAGCACACTTTGTAATGTGCTGAGAAGGTTATTTCCATTGGGATGGCATAAAAAAACCGAGGGAATGTTCACTTCCCTCGGTCGGTCATTCATGAGTTTTCCTGGATTATATTTTAACGGCGGCTTTTTTCCCCGCCTTTGCGTCCTGCTTCTTCACGGCTCATTTTTCCATCATCGGAACCATCTCGTTGATTGGCCCGTGCCTCTCCGCCTTTTTCGCCGATTTCCTGATAGAATTCCTTATCATGATTTTCGGATGTCGCTTCTCCGCCTTTTTGGCCAATCTTCTGATAGAATTCCTTATCATGATTTTCGGATGTTGCTTCTCCGCCTTTTTGGCCAATCTCTTGATAGAATTCCTTATCATGATTTTCAGATGTCGCTTCTCCGCCTTTTTGACCAATCTCTTGATAGAATTCCTTATCATGATTTTCGGATGTCGCTTCTCCGCCTTTTTGGCCAATCTCTTGATAGAATTCCTTATCATGATTTTTCGCTGTTGTTTCTCCACCCTTACGGCCTGCTTCTTCACGACTCATTTTATCATTGTTGTTAGTCATTAAAAATTCCTCCTTATTATTTGGATTTTCATTGAACTAGCTACATATGACATGTACCCGCTTGAACAGCTATAAAACTAGAATCAGCTAAATACTTCAGGTCGCTTCTTTTATTTAGCGGCGACTTTTTCCCCGCCATTAAGTCCTGTTTCTTCCTTGCTCATTTTTCAATCATCGGAACCATCACGTTGATCGGCTCGAGCCTCTCCGCCTTTTTTGCCAATCTCCTGATAGAATTCCTTATCATGATTTTCGGAAGTGGCCTCTCCGCCTTTTTTACCGATCTCTTGGAAAAATTCCTTATCATGATTTTTTGCTGTCGTTTCCCCGCCTTTGCGGCCAGCTTCTTCCCTGCTCATTTTTTCATTGTTGTTAGTCATTAAAACTCCTCCTTATTGTTTGGATTTTTGATGAACTAGCTACAGTTTTATGTATACCCGATAGTTTTGATATGAAACTAGAATCTATTAAAACTTTACCATTTAAAAGGAAAAGCATCATGAATGATATCACCCATGATGC
This window encodes:
- a CDS encoding GNAT family N-acetyltransferase; translated protein: MHIKGFSISTDKKYLDVDLIHNFLNQEAYWSKGITKETVMKSIENTTLCFGVYKGEIGNEGSEQVGFARVITDLATHAYLCDVFILPDYRKLGLSKWLMDVITNHSELEGVRRFMLATNDAHSLYKKYGFNQIDNPELFMQKVRKSPF
- a CDS encoding small acid-soluble spore protein H, which gives rise to MNAQRAEEIASSPNMVNVTYNEESIYIEHVDEQSGVATIHPLDDPNKKQSVSVTSLKEQ
- a CDS encoding ketoacyl-ACP synthase III — its product is MIGARITAIGTYVPEKKLTNFELEQMVETNNEWIIQRTGIHERRITRPDEFTSDLCVSAVKDLMHRYNKKVKDVDMIIVATSTPDLPFPSVSSIIQDQLNISQTGAIDLSAACAGFVYAVHTAHSLISSGFHKKVLVIGADTLSKITDYTDRNTCVLFGDGAGAVLVERDEQSKSFIGFHLGSDGRGAQHVYRPGLSKKINGIELIDTQYLVQNGREVFRWVVRNVPESIRQILEKTQTSLDQVDWFIPHSANLRLIEPICEKVEYPMEKTLYSLVNFGNTSAATIPLALDLGIRKGKVKNGDRVLMYGFGSGLVHAGQLLELNFDEQINTPKPL
- a CDS encoding DUF3189 family protein; the protein is MMYIYNDYGGTHTTSLAAAYHLKQLPQSERKLTSEEILNVKYFNKLTKEDAGKLIFRGIDEDGNSVYTIGHKREKLVVPALKELTLLLEEKFHFNEVIVFSNTSPTVPIAMSIGGFLSRALKIDFIGVPLLLIGAKQCCDNIFRLVENTKQIGKAANGEKVIILENEVYK
- a CDS encoding D-alanyl-D-alanine carboxypeptidase family protein, with the translated sequence MRKFFFIFILALIPFASTTVSAESDLPLNSEAGIIIDAKSGNVLYEKNMNKRMYPASLTKVATAIYAIEHGDQNELVTISKKAAEADGSSVFIEPGEEIELSKLIAGMLINSGNDAAIAIAEHMSGSEKLFMEDLNEFLRKEVNVTDTHFTNPHGLFDKDHVTTASDLAKITQYAMKNETFREYFGKKELPWEVETWDTTLVTHHKMLKGELPYKGITGGKTGFVSKSGYTLISTATRGEQDLIAVTLKAPSDKVAYSDTELLFNYGFDNFKSGKIDKKSKLFSADYSNSYTLNEDLYYTHLISDQPSLKTSNDGILSIMNQEGEPIESFDLKKVADVRNSVLPAPIKKETIDDELIKFSVPFLGLGGF
- a CDS encoding acyltransferase family protein; this encodes MKRDPYFDNAKAVLIVLVVLGHTLARMVEENEWILTIYLFVFSFHMPAFILVSGYFSRKIKSKKDLWVLIKKILIPYVIFQVIYTFYYQKLFDEPIEFTILTPRWALWFLISLFCWNILLSIFTSRKYGIVFSIIVSLIIGYIGEVNEWLSLSRTFFFFPFFLIGHFLEKDHFEWVKKKSNALIGWGLLGLIFAGIYFYGEITWREWFYGRLGYKELMEGPIALGFIYKLIVYLIMGAATYCFLCIVPKKHTFFTEIGSITLVIYLFHMFILEYVYNSFIYDWVKESGQYYVLLVISVTIIFILSRKPIVKVECMLLGMKMKT
- a CDS encoding thiol-disulfide oxidoreductase DCC family protein, encoding MNPVILFDGECNFCDSSVQFIIKRDPQGLFHYASLQSEAGQELLKKYDVPADIDSMVLIERDKAYYKSSAALRICRRLQGAWKLLYGFIIVPSLIRNFVYDFIARNRYKWFGKKEESCMLPSPSVRKRFL
- a CDS encoding DUF3238 domain-containing protein, producing the protein MKKLIVHYSFPRLKVGGVTFTARHSLLALGLAGIAYLISNKRTHQAVFNTASLMCKIERKEDTIKLMWPDEGGFYRVFRGQELIYSGPEPRMADRGLTPGTIYTYTIDSLNEKEQAVNRMKIQTSTTAENKKEDNILLDLVFTTIVAKGQASLEWEPIKGIKEYRVYRNGVDIGKVGGCSFSDRSISEDQEYTYTIKAKRPLPRSEQESYAVKSLVASIVGAVKKGSSQAQAAIEEITNTKKIGPVKQLLQPVGNDVDGKKKRNWQLRYSTFLPEEWLKNPNLASKVPYFKGDNRGFDPESPRYRTRVDVYIHEKESEAEIECTKAVGKSEAYNHDGDFLEEGVASDEDIVVKHVLSNHEKTTIQLTHSVGNPIIISPAVDYKVIGTFYRNGEINIAGYHDQAPHHEVYLKEADEQNWEPLHLAENKGLEMMAHPTANHLWRYSTFTQ
- the gsiB gene encoding glucose starvation-inducible protein GsiB; the protein is MTNNNDKMSREEAGRKGGETTAKNHDKEFYQEIGQKGGEATSENHDKEFYQEIGQKGGEATSENHDKEFYQEIGQKGGEATSENHDKEFYQKIGQKGGEATSENHDKEFYQEIGEKGGEARANQRDGSDDGKMSREEAGRKGGEKSRR